A single region of the Polymorphum gilvum SL003B-26A1 genome encodes:
- a CDS encoding chorismate mutase, with protein sequence MTAASDRRTGADTRLGDSAPMAELRALRASIDNIDAALVHMLAERFKCTQKVGHLKAAHDLPPADPAREQIQIERLRRLAAEANLDPDFAEKFLAFIVREVIRHHEAIAANAGN encoded by the coding sequence ATGACGGCCGCCTCCGATCGCCGCACCGGCGCCGACACGCGGCTGGGCGATAGCGCGCCGATGGCGGAGTTGCGCGCCCTGCGCGCCTCGATCGACAACATCGACGCCGCGCTGGTGCACATGCTGGCCGAACGCTTCAAGTGCACCCAGAAGGTCGGCCATCTGAAGGCCGCCCATGACCTGCCGCCGGCCGACCCGGCGCGCGAACAGATTCAGATCGAGCGTCTGCGCCGCCTGGCGGCGGAGGCCAACCTCGATCCTGACTTTGCCGAAAAGTTCCTTGCCTTCATCGTCAGGGAAGTCATTCGGCACCACGAAGCCATTGCCGCCAACGCCGGCAACTGA
- the ffh gene encoding signal recognition particle protein has product MFESLSDRLSGILDKLTGRGALSESDVNEALREVRRALIEADVALPVVRSFTDKVRVRAVGAEVVKSVTPGQMVVKIVHDQLVEMLGADAEPIDLNAPAPVAIMMVGLQGSGKTTTTAKIARRLATRDKRRVLMASLDTRRPAAQEQLKVLGEQNGIDTLPIVAGQGPVDIARRAIQAARLGGYDVVMLDTAGRIHIDEALMHEMAEIKAATNPHEILLVADALTGQDAVNLATSFDERVGITGIALTRMDGDGRGGAALSMRAVTGKPVKIIGTGEKAEALEDFHPRRIADRILGMGDIVSLVEKAAEAIDAEKAAKMAAKMQKGHFDLEDLAEQLRQMEKLGGMSGVMGMLPGIGKMKKQLDAANLDDKMFKRQIAIIQSMTPEERRKPDILKASRKKRIAAGAGLDVAEVNKLLKMHRQMADMMKLMGKKKGLFGKMMSGLGGGLGDALGGGMPDIDPKQLEQMARSGQMPGGMELPKGLPKSLPGSAGLPGFGGARLPGLGGMPGFGPGLGKGKKK; this is encoded by the coding sequence ATGTTCGAAAGTCTGTCCGATCGCTTGAGCGGTATTCTCGACAAGCTCACCGGCCGCGGTGCGCTGTCGGAATCCGATGTCAACGAGGCGCTGCGCGAAGTCCGTCGCGCGCTGATCGAGGCGGATGTCGCCCTTCCCGTCGTGCGCTCCTTCACCGACAAGGTGCGCGTGCGCGCCGTCGGCGCGGAAGTGGTCAAGTCGGTCACGCCCGGCCAGATGGTGGTCAAGATCGTCCACGACCAGCTCGTGGAGATGCTCGGCGCTGACGCCGAGCCGATCGACCTCAACGCCCCCGCTCCGGTCGCGATCATGATGGTCGGCCTGCAGGGCTCGGGCAAGACGACCACCACCGCCAAGATCGCCCGCCGTCTCGCCACCCGCGATAAGCGCAGGGTGCTGATGGCCTCGCTCGACACCCGCCGCCCGGCGGCCCAGGAGCAGCTCAAGGTGCTCGGCGAGCAGAACGGCATCGACACGCTGCCGATCGTGGCCGGCCAGGGCCCGGTCGACATCGCCCGGCGCGCGATCCAGGCGGCCCGCCTCGGCGGCTACGACGTGGTCATGCTCGACACCGCCGGCCGCATCCACATCGACGAGGCGCTCATGCACGAGATGGCGGAGATCAAGGCCGCCACCAACCCGCACGAGATCCTGCTTGTCGCCGATGCGCTGACCGGTCAGGATGCCGTCAACCTCGCCACCAGCTTCGACGAGCGCGTCGGCATCACCGGCATCGCGCTGACCCGCATGGATGGCGACGGCCGCGGCGGCGCGGCCCTGTCGATGCGCGCGGTCACCGGCAAGCCGGTCAAGATCATCGGCACCGGCGAAAAGGCCGAGGCGCTTGAGGACTTCCATCCCCGCCGCATCGCCGACCGCATCCTCGGCATGGGCGACATTGTCTCCCTGGTCGAGAAGGCTGCCGAAGCGATCGACGCCGAGAAGGCCGCCAAGATGGCGGCGAAGATGCAGAAGGGTCATTTCGACCTGGAGGATCTCGCCGAGCAGCTGAGGCAGATGGAGAAGCTCGGCGGCATGTCGGGCGTGATGGGCATGCTGCCCGGCATCGGCAAGATGAAGAAGCAGCTCGACGCCGCCAATCTCGACGACAAGATGTTCAAGCGCCAGATCGCGATCATCCAGTCGATGACGCCGGAAGAACGCCGCAAGCCCGACATCCTCAAGGCGAGCCGCAAGAAGCGCATCGCCGCCGGCGCCGGCCTCGACGTCGCCGAGGTCAACAAGCTGCTGAAGATGCACCGCCAGATGGCGGACATGATGAAGCTGATGGGCAAGAAGAAGGGTCTGTTCGGCAAGATGATGAGCGGCCTTGGCGGCGGCCTCGGAGACGCGCTGGGCGGCGGTATGCCGGACATCGATCCCAAGCAGCTCGAGCAGATGGCCAGGTCCGGCCAGATGCCGGGCGGCATGGAACTGCCCAAGGGCCTGCCCAAGAGCCTGCCCGGCAGTGCCGGCCTGCCCGGGTTCGGCGGTGCCCGGCTGCCGGGTCTCGGCGGCATGCCCGGTTTCGGCCCGGGCCTCGGCAAGGGCAAGAAGAAATGA
- the rpsP gene encoding 30S ribosomal protein S16 yields MATKIRLARGGAKKRPYYRIVVADVRAPRDGRFIEKVGSYDPMLPKDSENRVQLNVERIQHWLANGAQPTDRVHRFLDDAGLLKRAPRNNPKKAEMGQKAKEKLAAKKQAEEEAAAAAAEASE; encoded by the coding sequence ATGGCTACCAAGATCCGTCTCGCCCGTGGCGGCGCCAAGAAGCGTCCCTACTACCGCATCGTCGTCGCCGACGTCCGCGCCCCGCGCGACGGCCGCTTCATCGAGAAGGTCGGCTCCTACGATCCGATGCTGCCGAAGGACTCCGAGAACCGCGTCCAGCTCAACGTCGAGCGCATCCAGCACTGGCTGGCCAACGGCGCCCAGCCGACCGACCGCGTGCATCGCTTCCTCGACGACGCCGGCCTGCTGAAGCGCGCGCCGCGCAACAACCCGAAGAAGGCCGAGATGGGTCAGAAGGCCAAGGAAAAGCTCGCTGCCAAGAAGCAGGCCGAGGAAGAGGCCGCCGCCGCGGCCGCCGAAGCGTCCGAGTAA